Part of the Tepidisphaeraceae bacterium genome is shown below.
GATGTCCCTGGGCATCGTTGCGACGCTAATGGCGCCGGAACCCACCAATCCCGGTGCCCCCCCACCCACGATGGCAGCCGCCATTGTTCGGCCGCTGCGCGACATGGTCTCGCGTCCCGACGGCTGGCTGGTGCTGGCGTTCGTGCTGCTGTTCCGCCTGCCCGATTCCACTGCCGGCACGATGACCGGCCCCTTCCTGCGCGACGCTGGCTTTTCCAAGACCGACATCGGTTTGTATCGCCAGTTCCTGGGCGTCGTCGTCGCCATCGGCGGCACGCTGCTGGGGGGCGGCATCATTAACCGGCTCGGCACCCGGCAGGCACTGTGGCTGTTCGGTGGACTGCAGGCGATCAGCAACCTTGGCTTCTGGGTGCTGTCGCAATCGGACGCGCGATTGGACGTGCTGATCAGCGTGCTCGTCATCGAAAACTTCTGCGGCGGATTGGTTACGGCGGGCTTCTTCCTCTTCCTGATGAACCAATGCCGGGCCGAATACTCGGCCACGCAGTACGCACTGCTTTCGAGCCTGATGGCGGTCGCGGGCATCGTGGTGGGTGCCTATACCGGTGTGCTCGTTCAGGCGATGGGATACGGGCCGTTCTTTCTGCTCACGGTTGCGCTGGGCCTGCCCGGGCTTATTCTGCTGGCGACGATGCGAGCGGAATCGGTGGACGTCGACAACGACGCGCCCGGGTTTCCCCTAACGACCTCTGCCGATACGATGGAGCCATGACGCCACGCGCCCTGATCCCGTCGATCCTCGGCCTTGCCATGCTCGTGGCCGGGGGATGCAACACCAAGACGTACAATTTTTCCGTCGCCGTGAAGAACGAGTCGTCCGAACCGGTGATGGTCGGCTTCGCGAAGGACGGCCCGCCGTTCGAGAACAACTGGGCCACACCCGAGCAGGTTGCCCGCATGATGCCGCGGCCCGACGAGCGCGGCTGGGGCATCCCCGTCGCCCCCGGCAAGGTCGCCGAGGTGGAGAACGAGAAGGCGCAGCTCGAGCGGTCGACCACCGCTTACCTGCGCGTCTACGCGACCGCCCCGTCGCTCGATTCCATGCTCGCCATCAGCAGTGGCAGCCCGAACCGCTTGGACATCCCGCTTCGCCCCGGCGAGAACAAGATCGTGGTAACGCGCGAGGGTGGGCAGTTGAAGTTTCAGCGGCTGAACCCGTGAACGGGTCAAATGGACGTCCACCATGTCATATCAGGAGCATCGCGATCAGGCCCGCGCCATCAGCGCCCGCTGTGCCGTGATCACGCTGAGCGACACGCGCACGCGCGAGACCGACAAGAGCGGCCAACGGATCCACGCGCTGCTGCATGATGTCGGGCATGCCGTCGGCCACTATGAGATCTTGAAAGACGACGCCGCGCTGCTTCGGCCTGTGGTTCTACAGTTGCTGGGTGACACCTCGATCGATGTCATCCTGACCACCGGCGGCACGGGCATCGCCAAGCGCGACGTAACCGTGGACGCGATCGACGCCCTGCTCGACCAACCTTTGCCCGGCTTCGGCGAGCTGTTTCGCATGCTAAGCTGGCAACAGATCGGCAGCGGCGCGATGATGAGCCGCGCGATCGGTGGCATCGCGAAGGGCAAGGTGGTCTTCGCCATGCCGGGTTCCACCGCAGCGGTGGAACTGGCAATGACGAAGCTGATCCTGCCCGAGCTGCCCCACCTGTTATCGGAACTGCGCCGCTGAAGGGACGACTAGCGATGGCCAAGTTAAGCGTGAACGTGAACAAGGTCGCGACGCTGCGCAACACGCGCCCGCTGGACATTCCCAGCGTGCTCCGGCTGTCGACGATCGCGCTCGACGCAGGCGCGCACGGCATCACCGTCCACCCCCGCCCCGACCAGCGCCACATCCGCCCGCACGACGTGCACGACCTGGCGCAACTGTTGAAGTCGCATCCCGCGGCTGAGTTCAACATCGAGGGCAACCCATTCCATGAGTTCATGCACTTCGCCCGCGACGTCCGCCCGACGCAATGCACGCTGGTGCCCGACACGCTGTCGCAGAGCACGAGCGACCATGGCTTCGACACAATCGTCGAAGCGGATCGACTGCGGCCGGTGATTGCGGAGCTGAAGGACTACGGCTGCCGGGTCAGCCTGTTCGTTGACCCTGACGTGCGCGCCATTGAAGGCGCCGCCGCGTTGGGTGCCGACCGGGTCGAACTCTACACCGAACCCTACGCCGCCGCCTTCGCGTGCGGTGACCGAGACGCCACCACCCCCTACGCCACGGCGGCCAAGCGCGCGGTGGAGTTGGGGCTGGGCGTGAACGCCGGTCACGATTTGAACCTGGACAACCTACCGCCGTTCATCGCAGCCGTGCCACAGACGCTGGAAGTGTCGATCGGCCATGCCTTGATCGGTGACGCACTGGAATTTGGCATGCCCGAGACGGTCCGGCGGTACCTTCTTGCCGCAACCGCGCGTTGAATACCCAAAGAGACCATCCTCCAGAACGTGTCATCCCGAGGGGAGCGGTAGCGACCCGAGGGATCTCGATCGACGGCTACGCTCATGCCACTGGGAGGTCCCTCAGGTCGCTACCGCTCCCTTCGGGATGACAGGTTGTCCCTTTCGCGGCCTATCTTGCAGGCGGGGCGTGCTAGTCGGTGTGCCGCCCCACCGGGCCCGTCCATCGCGTTGACACGTTCCACCCCCGCTCCTACGATCGGTCAGCCGATCGATAGGGTCGGTCGCAAGCATTCGAGGAGAACAATCATGGCCAGCGAAAACGTCGTGGAATTTACGGACGGCAACTTTGAGACCGAGGTCCTGCAGTCCAGCCAGCCGGTGTTGGTCGACTTCTGGGCCGAATGGTGCCAGCCCTGCCGGATGCTCGCTCCGACGATCGAGAAGATCGCCAAGGATTTCGCCGGCAAGGTAAAGGTCGGCAAGGTCGACACCGACGCGAACCGCGACATCGCGATGAAGTACCGCATCAACGCGATCCCGACCGTCATCCTCTTCAAGGACGGCCAGGTCGCCCAAACCTTCGTCGGCCTTCGTAAGGAAGCCGACTTCAAGCAGGCGCTCGAAGCGGTGTAATTCGCGGCGCGACTGTTGTTGCAAAATAACGAAGAACGCCGATCGGTAACCGATCGGCGTTCTTCGTTTTGGGGAGTATGCACTTGAGCGAACGGGCGCCCGATTCGTCATCCTGAGGTACGCCAAAGGATCTCCTCTGTTCCAAAGCGAATACGGGGGAGATCCTTCGGCGTACCTCAGGATGACAAGGTTTGACCAGTGCGAAGTCCGTTGTTCTCTGCGGGAGTCTCCGGCTCCTCTCCCGGTACTCCGGGGGAGGCTAGGTGGGGGTGATTTTCGCTACAAGGGACGAAGGATTAAGACCTGAGTCGAGATCGACGTCTTCTTCAGACTTCAGACTTTCCGCGAATTCGAAATCACCCTCACCCTGGCCCTCTCCCGGCGTACCGAGAGAGGGGACCGGAGAATTTCGTTACTGTCCGGCCTCGCGCAGCGTAACGACACGAGGCACCAGCAGGACCACCCGTTCCTGCCGCTCGGCGGTGCCGTTGGCGGTCAAGAAGACGTTGCCCAGGCTTGTCGGCCAGCGGCCCTCGCGGCTGGGCGCGATGATCAGGAATTGATCGCGCGGGATCTCGGTCGCCAGGCTCAGGTCGTAAAGGTGCTCGGGGTTCACATACTGCACCTCGTTGCCGACGTTCTCAGCGTTGTACTCAATGCGTACCCGCTGCGATCGCACCACCGGCACCACCGCCACGCGCAGCGCGCCAGGCGTGCGCGGCGATTGCTGGAACGTGATGCTCAGCAAATCCTCCGACCGGTCGTACGACCGGCCCTGCAACCGGTTGGCGGCGTCCAGGTAGAAGATCGTCTGCGAATCGATGTCGCGGCGAATCATGACCTCGACCGGCTTGCTCTCGCCTCCGGCGTATTCGCCGCGCTGCGAGATGGCCGGGTACTGCGCAATCAGGTCGCGGAAGAACGCCCACTCGCTCGTGGGTGCCAGGCCGACGCGCACGCCGTTCTTGAACAGCACGTCGTACGTCTCCGGCGGCAGCGCCGTCTCCTCGACCTGCTTCCAGAACGACTCGCTTTGACTCACCGTGCCGTACGGCAGCGTGAGGATCAGCATGTCCAACCGTGTGCGCACCAGCAGGTCGGTTCGAGCATCCACCGGTGGATCGAGTGGCGTCGCCGACCCGGCGGATACCGGTAGCGTTTCCCGCGGCGCGGTCGACGGCGCCAGCGGTTGCTGCGGCGCGTCGCCCGAGTCTCGCCGACCGAAACAACCGGTGAGCAGGGCCAAAGGCAGCAGGCAATGAATGGGGCGAATGCGCATGACAGTTGCAAGAAGGCCGAGCGTCACGTTCAAAACCGTTGGCGTCACAGCGCCGCGATCGTGGCGATCGTGCGGTCCAGCCCTTCGTCCAGCGTGGCCCGATCGATGTTGATCGGCGGGGCCAGGCGGATGACGTTCTTCGAGGTCAGGTTCAGGTTCACGCCGTTCTCGAGCGCGCGCTCGTTCAGCTTCTCGGGCGGCGCTTTAAGCTCGATGCCGATGAACAACCCGCGCCCGCGCACGCCTGCGACTTTGCCGGCGATGCGCTTGTCGCTCTTCAGGCGGGCGATGGCGTGCTCACCAAGCGTGGCGGCGTTGTCGACCAGCTTCTCCCGCTCGATGACGTCGAAGATCGTCTTGGAGACGGCCATGCAGATCGGATTGCCACCCAGGGTGCTGCCGTGCTTGCCGGGCACCAGGTGGGCGGCGATCTCGGGCTTAGCGAACATCACACCGACGGGCAGTCCACCCCCGACGGCCTTGCCAAGCGTCATGATGTCTGGCTCGACGACGACGCCGCTTGCATCGCGGAAGTGCTGGTAACCGAACCAGCGCCCCGTGCGGCCGCACCCGGTCCATACCTCGTCAAAGATCAGCGTGACGTTGCGGGCGGTGCAGAGCCGGCGCACCTCGACGGCGTACTCGTTGGGCACCATGTGCACGCCGCCCTCGCCTTGGATCGGCTCCATCATCACCGCGGCCGTCTCGGAATCGATGGCGGCGGCGAGACCTTCCAGGTCGCCGAAGTCGACGTGCGAGAAGCCCGGCACCGCCGGCTCGAAGCCTTGCTTGACGGCGGGGTTGCCGGTGGCGGCGATCATGGCCATCGACCGGCCGTGGAACGACTTGTGCATCGACACGGTTTTCCACCGGTGCGGCGATTGCGCCCGCCCCGCCAGCCTGGCCAGCTTCACCGCAGCCTCGTTGGCCTCCAGACCACTGTGGCAGAAGAACGCCTTGCCGGTGAAGGCGGTGGCGTTCAGGCGCTGCGCGAAGGCAATCTGCGGTTCGGTGTAGAACGTGTTGCCGACGTGCCAAAGCTGCTTGGCCTGTTCCGTCGCCGCCGCGATGAGCGCCGGGTGACTGTGACCGATGATGCCCGCGCCGAAGCCAGCGAACAGGTCGATGTACTTCTTGCCGTCGGTATCCCAGACGTAGCTGCCCTCGCCGCGCGCCATCACGACGGGCATGCGGGCGTAGTTGCCGATGAGGACGTCGGTGCCTTGCTTCAGGATCGTGGCGGTGTCGGACATAGGTGCGGCGCTCCTTTGAGGGCGAGCGAGAATAACCGATCGCGCGAGATCGGCGAAGGGGGAATAGGCGGTGGAGATACGCTCGGGCGAGCCGGTAAATGGCGAGCCCACCAACACTGTCACTAATGGGCGGCTAGCTCGCGGACAGAACTCTGCCGCCTCGCGTGCACGTGTCATCCCGAAGGGAGCCTCAGGCGACCTGAGGGATCTCAAATCATGGACGGTTCTCGGCCTTGGGAGATCCCTCCGGTCGCCAGCGCTCCCATCGGGATGACACGTCCCCTGATCATCGCACGCGTTTGTCCGCCAGGCTTTAGGCGACACGCGATCTCATTCAACTTCGCCCGGCCCCTCTCCTGGCGTACGAGGAGAGGGGCCGAAGCCGTCGGCTGACGTCAATCGTAGTCGTCCGGGATCGCGTCCAAGTCGCTGTAGCTGCTCGGGGCGCGGCGCGAGGTACGGACACGGCGCGCCGGCGCAGGGGCTTCCGCCTCGGCAGTGTCCTCGATCGCGTCGACCTCGGGGGCGACCTCCTCGTCCGCATCAACTTCCTCAGCGACGAGGTGCTTATCGGTTGATCCGGTCTTCACCACCGGCAGTGGCGCCGGCGGTGGCGACGGACGCCGAACCCGGTTCGAACGACTCGTCGACGAACGCTGATCACGGGCGGGAACCTTCGCGACGGGCTCGGGTGCGGGCGGAGCTTCCGCCTCTTCCGTGTCCGCCACGTCCACGGCTTCCACCTCTTCGTCGCCTTCCGCGTCGTCCAACTCGGCGTCGACGTACTGATCGTCGTCGTCGGCGGACGCGATCGCCTCGCCGCTATCGTTGGGACTTGGCGGCAGCAGACCGACAGCGGTGTTCTCACGCGCCATCTGGTTCTCGCGACGCCGGCGATGCCGGCGACCCCCACGGCGCCGACGGCGCTTTTGAGGCTGTTCGCCGGTCTCACCCTCGGCGCCAGCAGCGGCCGGGGCAAGGTTGCCGTTCACCTCTTCGCCCTCTTCCTCGTCGTCGCTCGCCACCACGGGCTTGGCGACCTGCTGCGGCTTCGGTGGGATGCGCGTGGGCGGCTGCTGGTTGCGACGGTTGTCGCCACCACCACCGCCGGCGCGATTGCCCCCCTCACGGCCACCACGGTCACGACCCCCGCGCCCGCGCCGCCGACCGTTGCCGCGGTCGATCGGGCGCGACTCGTTCGTCAGCGGTTGCGGTGGGTCGTTCTCGTCCTCGTGGGTGTCGTCGAAGTTGCTCGCCGCCGGCGCGGCTTCCTGTGCGCCTTCGTCCTCGTCCTCGTCGCCGAAGTCGACCGTCTCCATTTCGGTGACGTTCTCGAAGCTGCCATCCGCACGGCGGCCCTGGTTGTAGCTGGCGTTCGGCGAATCGGCACGGTCTTCCGACTGCTGCTCACGCGGCGCATCACCATTGCTGCGACCACGACGCCCACGGCGGCGCCGACGACGCCGGCGACCACCCTCGGAC
Proteins encoded:
- the trxA gene encoding thioredoxin, which translates into the protein MASENVVEFTDGNFETEVLQSSQPVLVDFWAEWCQPCRMLAPTIEKIAKDFAGKVKVGKVDTDANRDIAMKYRINAIPTVILFKDGQVAQTFVGLRKEADFKQALEAV
- a CDS encoding MFS transporter — translated: MPQFKSVFTSRRVTAMAALGFASGLPYALTSSTLQQWLKDANVDLETIGFLSLIGLPYVLKMLWAPFMDRYVPPLLGRRRGWLLLTQIAIVLAIVCLAFTNPTGSLRWVAVVALGLAFLSASQDIVVDAYRADVLPTAERGPGAATFVAGYRVALLLTGAIILILVDQNWLTWRGVYLASAGMMSLGIVATLMAPEPTNPGAPPPTMAAAIVRPLRDMVSRPDGWLVLAFVLLFRLPDSTAGTMTGPFLRDAGFSKTDIGLYRQFLGVVVAIGGTLLGGGIINRLGTRQALWLFGGLQAISNLGFWVLSQSDARLDVLISVLVIENFCGGLVTAGFFLFLMNQCRAEYSATQYALLSSLMAVAGIVVGAYTGVLVQAMGYGPFFLLTVALGLPGLILLATMRAESVDVDNDAPGFPLTTSADTMEP
- a CDS encoding pyridoxine 5'-phosphate synthase, giving the protein MAKLSVNVNKVATLRNTRPLDIPSVLRLSTIALDAGAHGITVHPRPDQRHIRPHDVHDLAQLLKSHPAAEFNIEGNPFHEFMHFARDVRPTQCTLVPDTLSQSTSDHGFDTIVEADRLRPVIAELKDYGCRVSLFVDPDVRAIEGAAALGADRVELYTEPYAAAFACGDRDATTPYATAAKRAVELGLGVNAGHDLNLDNLPPFIAAVPQTLEVSIGHALIGDALEFGMPETVRRYLLAATAR
- a CDS encoding MogA/MoaB family molybdenum cofactor biosynthesis protein — protein: MSYQEHRDQARAISARCAVITLSDTRTRETDKSGQRIHALLHDVGHAVGHYEILKDDAALLRPVVLQLLGDTSIDVILTTGGTGIAKRDVTVDAIDALLDQPLPGFGELFRMLSWQQIGSGAMMSRAIGGIAKGKVVFAMPGSTAAVELAMTKLILPELPHLLSELRR
- a CDS encoding acetylornithine/succinylornithine family transaminase — translated: MSDTATILKQGTDVLIGNYARMPVVMARGEGSYVWDTDGKKYIDLFAGFGAGIIGHSHPALIAAATEQAKQLWHVGNTFYTEPQIAFAQRLNATAFTGKAFFCHSGLEANEAAVKLARLAGRAQSPHRWKTVSMHKSFHGRSMAMIAATGNPAVKQGFEPAVPGFSHVDFGDLEGLAAAIDSETAAVMMEPIQGEGGVHMVPNEYAVEVRRLCTARNVTLIFDEVWTGCGRTGRWFGYQHFRDASGVVVEPDIMTLGKAVGGGLPVGVMFAKPEIAAHLVPGKHGSTLGGNPICMAVSKTIFDVIEREKLVDNAATLGEHAIARLKSDKRIAGKVAGVRGRGLFIGIELKAPPEKLNERALENGVNLNLTSKNVIRLAPPINIDRATLDEGLDRTIATIAAL